In Arthrobacter sp. QXT-31, one genomic interval encodes:
- a CDS encoding GNAT family N-acetyltransferase gives MTDPPHGAAEGITAAPAEWPAVEQLFGVRGEPSRCWCRFFALPGNGFPATPPADRKAQLKGKFDGGGPAPGVLAHRGGSAVGWCAVEPRQCYPRILRSQVFKAAGPAVADDNGGESVWSVSCFVVAPGHRRSGVAAALLAAAVDHARANGATVVEGYPVDPAQRPKAGPADLYQGTLGLFLGAGFEVVSDAVPGRAVVRLRVR, from the coding sequence ATGACAGACCCTCCACACGGGGCGGCAGAAGGCATCACCGCAGCGCCCGCCGAATGGCCCGCCGTCGAGCAGCTGTTCGGCGTCCGGGGTGAGCCGTCACGCTGCTGGTGCCGGTTCTTTGCCCTGCCGGGCAATGGCTTTCCTGCCACGCCCCCTGCTGACCGCAAGGCACAGCTGAAAGGCAAGTTCGACGGCGGCGGGCCGGCACCGGGGGTCCTGGCTCACCGCGGCGGATCCGCCGTCGGCTGGTGTGCGGTGGAACCGCGGCAGTGCTACCCGCGGATTCTCCGCTCACAGGTATTCAAGGCCGCCGGCCCCGCGGTGGCGGACGACAACGGCGGTGAAAGCGTTTGGTCGGTGAGCTGTTTCGTCGTTGCTCCCGGCCACCGGCGCAGCGGCGTGGCGGCAGCCCTGCTGGCCGCCGCCGTCGACCACGCACGCGCCAACGGCGCCACCGTCGTCGAGGGGTATCCGGTGGACCCGGCGCAACGGCCCAAGGCCGGGCCGGCCGACCTCTACCAGGGCACGCTCGGGCTGTTCCTCGGCGCCGGGTTTGAGGTGGTCAGCGACGCCGTGCCGGGGCGTGCGGTGGTGCGGCTGCGGGTCAGATGA
- a CDS encoding LacI family DNA-binding transcriptional regulator → MAASTLTEVARLAGVSPATASRVLNGSARTPGPDIAERVRKAADSLGYIPNAQAQGLAKSSSGLIGLIVHDIADPYFSAIARGVQAAARHQNKMVLLATTAGSPADERAAVAAFAARRADSIVIAGSRSARTTDQKGNAELAAELDRYCRNGGRVGVVGHAVVGAESDEGYHVVEVPNEELAAELARELAAVHTGDFVVIAGPKGLLTSDDRVRGFQRGLADAGLPAAEVLHTGFDRAGGYEAGLELAERIRPHGDRGAAAPGSAGPRLCIFAVNDVMAIGATAALRSEGLRIPRDAAIAGFDDIETLRDFRPALSTVRLPLEEIGRLAVPGAVSGQADAVAVSGEVTLRRSTGHASDAGS, encoded by the coding sequence GTGGCTGCAAGCACGCTGACCGAAGTAGCCCGCCTGGCAGGAGTCTCCCCCGCCACCGCCAGCCGGGTCCTGAACGGCTCGGCCAGGACCCCCGGACCGGACATCGCCGAGCGCGTCCGGAAGGCCGCGGACTCCCTCGGCTACATCCCCAATGCCCAGGCTCAGGGCCTCGCGAAGTCGAGCTCCGGGCTCATCGGGCTCATCGTGCACGACATCGCCGACCCCTACTTCTCGGCCATTGCCCGCGGTGTCCAGGCGGCTGCCCGGCACCAGAACAAGATGGTGCTGCTGGCCACGACGGCAGGCAGCCCCGCCGATGAGCGTGCGGCCGTCGCTGCCTTTGCCGCGCGCCGGGCGGACTCGATAGTGATTGCGGGATCGCGTTCTGCGCGGACCACTGACCAGAAGGGCAACGCCGAACTGGCAGCCGAGCTTGACCGCTACTGCCGCAACGGCGGCCGGGTGGGCGTAGTGGGACATGCCGTGGTGGGCGCCGAATCCGACGAGGGCTATCACGTGGTTGAGGTTCCCAATGAGGAGCTCGCCGCAGAACTCGCCCGCGAACTGGCCGCCGTGCATACCGGGGATTTCGTGGTCATCGCCGGACCGAAGGGACTTCTGACCTCCGACGACCGGGTGCGAGGCTTCCAGCGCGGCCTGGCCGATGCCGGGCTGCCCGCGGCAGAGGTCCTCCACACAGGATTCGACCGCGCGGGCGGCTACGAGGCGGGCCTGGAACTCGCTGAACGCATCAGGCCGCACGGCGATAGGGGCGCGGCCGCTCCCGGTTCCGCCGGGCCCAGGCTTTGCATCTTCGCCGTCAACGACGTCATGGCGATCGGGGCCACCGCGGCGCTGCGCTCCGAGGGACTGCGGATCCCCCGCGATGCCGCCATCGCAGGGTTTGACGACATCGAAACCCTGCGTGACTTCCGCCCTGCACTCTCCACCGTCCGGCTGCCCCTCGAGGAGATCGGCAGGCTGGCAGTTCCCGGCGCGGTGTCCGGCCAGGCGGACGCCGTGGCGGTCAGCGGCGAGGTGACGCTGCGCCGCAGCACCGGACACGCAAGCGACGCCGGCTCCTAG